The genome window CTAATGCATCAGGGAGAAATTCACTCTGAGTTTGCCTTGGCGGAAAAAGAAAAACTGACGGCAAATCAGCTCTATCAGATGATGAATGAACTTTCAGCAAATTAGTTTGACGGACGGTTTCTAAAGGATCCCATTTTAATTTGTAATGAATTTTTAATATAGTTTATAGATAAATTATGCTATAATGAATCGTGTTAAGCTAAAAGGTATAGCTTTGCCCTGCGTGCGGGCAGTATTTTACCACAAAAGACAGAAAGCGAAGGAAAATGAGCGATTATAAGCTTCTGGCCCAAAACAAGAAGGCCTATCACGATTATTTTATTGAAAAAAATTATGAAGCCGGAATTGAACTGGTCGGGACGGAAGTAAAATCCATTCGTATGGGTAAGGCATCAATCAAAGAAAGCTACATCAAGATTATAAACGGTGAGATCTTTGTAGTCGGGATGCATATTACGCCGTATGAAAAAGGAAATATTTTCAATAAGGATCCTTTGCGTACGCGCAAGCTGTTGCTGCACCGGAAAGAAATCAATGCTTTAGCCGGAGCGACAGCAGCAGACGGATATACAATCATGCCGCTGAAAATTTACTTAAAAGAAGGCCTGATTAAAATGGAAATCGGCCTAGCCAAGGGAAAAAAGCTGTACGACAAACGAGAGGCTTTGAAAAAGAAAGAGATCAGCCGGACTGCCGAACGAACCTTTAAGGTTAAACTTTAGTACGGGGGTGTCTTGGATTCGACAGGGTTTTTGCAGTTAAAGAAGCCATTCGTAGTTCGGGGCTACGTTAAAACTCGAAACTTAAAATTAAACGCTGAAGATAATTTAGCATTTGCAGCCTAATTAGGCGGCTGTCCGTCCTGTTCGCTCACTGACAGGGGCACGGGCATCAGATTGGTGAGGCACTTCGCATCGAAAGCTTTGACGATGAGGAAGAAATATGAAGCTACTAAAACCGGCAGTCTGTCTTTGGACGGTCGGCAGAGGGAATGAAAAAGCAAAGACTGTAATGGGAGACGCTTTAATGAATAGGATTTTGGACAGGGGTTCGATTCCCCTCACCTCCATTCAATTCGGCAATCAAGGTATGAAAAGGGTACGAAAGGAGAATGTGATGAAATTAAAAAGCTTAAAAAGAGCATTGCTGTTTGGTGCCGCAGTGGGAGCAGGAACATACGCATATAAAAAATACGAGGAACTGAAGGTTTTTTATAATGAAGTAATCACCGGCAACAGTAAGACTTTGTATTATAACGCGGATTTTGAAGATGATTCGGTAGCGGCGCTGGGTGCAGCAGTTAAACTGAACTTCCTGGGCGTTCATCCGGAAAGCCCGTCGGTTTATTTGAATGTTTTTGCGCTGGCCAGTGCGGTCAGTATTTTGGTACCGGATGAGTGCCGGGTGATTTTGGACGGTAATAATACCGCCAGCAGCGTTTCGGTATCAGAACCCGATAATGAGGAAACGGAAAAGGAATTTACTTTATATATTGATTATAAAGCAACTGCTTCCTCTATCCGGATTGTTTATGAAAGTGCTCTGAAAAATGAAGATAGTTGCGGCTGCTGTTGCTGCTCGCATGAGGAAGCGGACGAAACCGCGGAATGTGATTGTGACTGCGTGGAAAATAAAAAGGAAGAAGAGGCCGCTGAAAAATAAGCGAAGGCTCGACGTTATGAAATTATTAGATAAATTGGAAAGAAAAATTGGCTGGCTGACGATTCCCAACCTGATGATTTACATCCTGACCGGAAATGTACTCGTTTATGTCATGCAAATGGTTTTTTCGTTGAACCTGACCGGGATGCTGGCCTTTAACCGGGAAGCGATTTTAGCCGGACAGGTATGGCGGATTATCAGCTTTATTTTTATCCCCCCGGCGGAGTTTTCCGGCAGTATAATGAGTACTTTCATCGCGGCGCTGGTGATTTTCTTTTATTACAGCATTGGCCGGCAGCTGGAGTACGCCATGGGTTCCTTTGCTTTTACCATGTATTATCTGCTCGGCATGCTGGGTGTAATTTTGGCAGGCAGCATTTTCGGCGGCAATATCAGCGGCATTTATTTAAATTCTTCGCTGTTTTTTGCTTATGCGGTTTACTTCCCGGATGAAATGATTTTATTTATGTTTTTTATTCCGATTAAGATTAAATATATTGCTTATTTCAGCGGCGCCATGCTGGCAATTTTGTTTGTACTGACTTCCTTAACCGGTAAAATTTTAATCATCACCGGCCTGATTAATTTTTTGATCTTTTTCGGCAAAAGTTTATTTTCTAGACGTGCCACCCATATCAGCAGCCGGCAGCGGAGAAAGTGGAAAGTAATACAGGGCGGCCGAAATCCCTATCAAACCGGAACGGCGTCACGGTCAGCGGCCAAGCATTGCTGCGAAGTCTGCGGCCGGACAGAGTTATCTTCTCCTGAGCTGGAGTTCCGATATTGCTCGGCTTGTGAAGGTTATCACGAATACTGCATGGAGCATTTGCATCAGCATACCCATAAAAAATCGGGAGAAGCATAGACAAAACTTAGATGACAAGCCTTTTTTCTATAAGACTTTGCCTTTTGACTCGAACAGTCGGCCGGGCAAAGTCTTTTTTTATAGATAGAGCAGCAATAAGTTATTTTCTTAACGAAAAGAAAGGGAAAAGCTTTAAAAATCTACCAAAAGTAAGGGATTTCTTTTTGTGTATTCTGTATACACATCTTTGCTTTTAAATATTCTATAAACATTAATCCACGTCCCGATAATCAAAAAAATAACAATCATTGATTTTTTATTAAAATTTGTTTATATTATAAGGGGTTAGGCTGAATTATAAGTGATAAATTGGGGACAGAATATCGGATCGGGTGGTTTCGATCTTGTTTTGGAATGCCTGATTTACGCATCAGCCGCGGCGAAAATCCGAAAGAGCAGCAAGCAGGTTAAGGAGGCGAATAGAGAGTGTCTAACACATTTCATGGGGGAATTCACCCCTCGTATTCCAAAGAATTTACTAAAACAATTCCCATCCGGGACGTAACACCGGGCGAAACGGTTACTATTTTAATGCAGCAGCATATCGGCGCGCCATGCAAACCAATTGTCAAAGTCGGTGACGAGGTCTTAGCCGGGCAAAAAATAGGGGACAGTGACGCATTTGTATCATCGCCGGTACACAGCAGCGTTTCCGGAACGGTTAAAAAGATTGTTAAAGTTTTGCAGCCGAACGGGGCCAAAGGGGAAGCGGTTATTATTGCCAACGACGGGCAGTACCGCCGCACACAGATGGAAGTTAAACCCCTGGCGGAGCTTTCCAAGGAAGAGATCTTGAATCTAATCAGGGAAGCAGGTATCGTCGGTTTGGGCGGCGCGGGTTTCCCCACGCATATCAAACTGAATCCGCCGGCTGATAAAAAAATTGAATATATTTTAATCAACGGAGCCGAATGTGAGCCGTACCTTACTTCCGACCATCGAATTTTGGTGGAGGAGCCGGCTGCGGTGGTACGGGGATTGGAAGTTATTTTGACTTTGTTCCCCGAAGCTCAAGGTATTATCGGTATTGAGGATAATAAGCCGGATGCGATTGCGGCGATGGAAAAAGCCATTGCCGGCAAAAGCCGGATGTCGGTTTGCGTAATGGAAACCAAGTATCCGCAGGGTGCCGAAAAGCAGCTGATTTATTCCGCTACCAAAAGAAAAGTACCGAGCGGTAAGCTGCCGGCTGATGTCGGCTGTATCGTGGATAATGTCGATACCACGGTGGCCATCGGTCAGGCAGTGCTGGAGGGAATTCCGCTGCTGCGCCGGATTATTACCATGTCGGGCGAAATGTACGATCAACCGGCCAATTACCGCGTACCGCTGGGCGTATCTTATCGCCAGCTGATTGAAATGTCGGGCGGTCACCCGGAGGAAGCCGTTAAAATCATTCACGGCGGACCGATGATGGGGCTGGCCATGTTTGACTATGATGTTCCGGTCATGAAAACTTCATCCTGTATTTTGCTGTTGTCAGACAAAGAAGCAGCTATTTGTCAGGAAAGTGCCTGCATTCGCTGCGGCCGCTGTACGAGGGCATGCCCGATGAACTTACTGCCTCTGGAACTGGATCGTTTTGCCAGAAACAATGATGAGGACAGATTTTTACGCTGTCATGGCTTAGACTGCATTGAATGCGGTTCCTGTTCCTATGTCTGCCCGGCCAAACGGCATCTGGTCCATTCCATCAGAGTCAAAAAGCGGGCCTTAATGGCTAAAAAACGAGCATAATCGGAGGTAGAAAAATGCTAAATATTGTTTCGTCATCTCCTCATATTCGGGATAACGCCAGTACCAAAGGCATTATGCGGGATGTTTTAATCGCGCTGGCACCGGCGACTTTATGGGGATTTTATGTCTTTGGATTAAACGCGGTTATCAACGTAGCGCTGGCTGTTGGCTCGGCAGTGCTGTTTGAATATTTATATGAAAAGATTTTAAAAAAGCCGATTACAATCGGTGATTTGTCGGCGGCTGTTACCGGTCTTTTACTGGGCCTGAACCTGCCGTCGGGACATTATTATTTTGTGCCGATTTTAGGCAGCTTCATTGCTATTATTATCGTAAAGCAGTTATACGGCGGGCTGGGACAGAACTTTATGAATCCGGCGCTGGTCGGCCGCGCTTTTTTGCTGGTCTCTTTTGCCGGTTATATGACAACTTGGCCGTTAGCCGGTCAAAGCGGTCGTTTTACCGGAATTGACATGATCACGGGCGCAACGCCGCTGGCACTCTTAAAAACCGGCAGCTTTACGAAATTGGATGCAATAACAAAAGCAACGCCTTTTGCACTTTTTAAAGCAGGAAGTTTGGCAGTTGGGGATTTACAAATTACGTTGACCGATACTTTCTGGGGTTTTACCGGCGGCTGCATTGGTGAAGTATCAGCGGTGGCTCTGCTTTTAGGAGCGGGTTATCTCTTTTACCGCAAGGTTATTACCTGGCAGATTCCGGTTAGTTTTATCGGCATGTTTACCTTAATCATGCTCATTTTCGGACAAAGGCCTTGGGATATGAATTATTTAGCTTTCCATTTGACGGCCGGCGGACTTCTTTTGGGCGCTTTCTTTATGGCGACCGATTATTCGACTTCGCCAATGACCGGTAAGGGGCAGATTATTATGGGCTTAGGCTGCGGCTTTTTGACCGCCCTAATTCGCTTATTCGGCGGTTATCCGGAGGGCGTCAGCTTTGCTATCCTGATTATGAACTTATTTGTACCGCTGCTGGATAATTTCCTGATTCCGACATCATTTGGGGGGGAGAAAAAATGAATAAAGAAGCTGTAGAACAAAAACCCAATTCGGAAGTGTTTTTGATTATTAAAAATACCTTTATTTTATTTGCAATTACGGCGGTAGCCGGGCTTTTACTCAGCTTGGTGCATTCCGTGACCGAAGCGCCGATTGCGGCGCAGGCCATCATTCAAAGAGACAATGCTTTAAACGCGGTTTTGCCGGATGCAGCCTTTGAAGAATTAACGGTCGCCGATGCGGAAAAATATCCTAAAATCCTGCAAATTTTTACCGGCACCGACAGCAGCGGCAGTGTTAAGGGCTATGCTTTTATGCTGACCAGCAAGGGCTATGGCGGAGCGGTAACCCTGGTAGCCGGAATTGATGCTGACGGCAAAATCAGCGGAATTGATGTTATCAGTCATTCGGAAACACCGGGTCTGGGTGCCAATGCAGACAGGGATGACTTTAAGGACAAATTTAAGACCAAGCCGGCCGAACAACTGGTGGTATCCAAAAGCAATAATGACGGTCAGAATATTGAAGCCTTAAGCGGCGCGACCATTACTTCTACGGCCGTAGTAAGCGCTGTCAACGAAGCCATCGAATACTACCAGACGCAGCTGAAGGGAGGCAAATAAATGAATATTGTAAAAGAAAGGATCAAGGCGGGGATTGTTTCGGATAATCCGATTTTTGTTCAGGTCTTGGGTATGTGCCCGACTCTGGCGGTCACCAGTTCGGCAATTAACGGCGTCGGCATGGGTCTTTCCACTACCGTGGTTTTAGTCGGCTCAAATATGGTTATTTCGATGCTCCGGAAAATCATTCCCGCTAAGGTGCGGATTCCGGCCTTTATCGTAGTTATTGCCACTTTTGTAACAATCATTGATTTGCTTCTGCAGGGCTTTATTCCCAGCCTTTATTCTTCACTGGGCTTATTTATCCCACTGATCGTAGTTAACTGTATCGTTTTAGGACGGGCGGAAGCCTATGCCTCAAAAAACGGGGTGCTGCCGTCCTTATTTGACGGTCT of Lachnospiraceae bacterium oral taxon 500 contains these proteins:
- a CDS encoding electron transport complex subunit RsxE; this translates as MNIVKERIKAGIVSDNPIFVQVLGMCPTLAVTSSAINGVGMGLSTTVVLVGSNMVISMLRKIIPAKVRIPAFIVVIATFVTIIDLLLQGFIPSLYSSLGLFIPLIVVNCIVLGRAEAYASKNGVLPSLFDGLGMGLGFTVALLILGSIREILGAGQIFGITILPLVIYQPITIFLLAPGAFIALGVMLAVYNYIIARKKKEAKA
- a CDS encoding SsrA-binding protein, whose protein sequence is MSDYKLLAQNKKAYHDYFIEKNYEAGIELVGTEVKSIRMGKASIKESYIKIINGEIFVVGMHITPYEKGNIFNKDPLRTRKLLLHRKEINALAGATAADGYTIMPLKIYLKEGLIKMEIGLAKGKKLYDKREALKKKEISRTAERTFKVKL
- a CDS encoding electron transport complex subunit RsxC, which gives rise to MSNTFHGGIHPSYSKEFTKTIPIRDVTPGETVTILMQQHIGAPCKPIVKVGDEVLAGQKIGDSDAFVSSPVHSSVSGTVKKIVKVLQPNGAKGEAVIIANDGQYRRTQMEVKPLAELSKEEILNLIREAGIVGLGGAGFPTHIKLNPPADKKIEYILINGAECEPYLTSDHRILVEEPAAVVRGLEVILTLFPEAQGIIGIEDNKPDAIAAMEKAIAGKSRMSVCVMETKYPQGAEKQLIYSATKRKVPSGKLPADVGCIVDNVDTTVAIGQAVLEGIPLLRRIITMSGEMYDQPANYRVPLGVSYRQLIEMSGGHPEEAVKIIHGGPMMGLAMFDYDVPVMKTSSCILLLSDKEAAICQESACIRCGRCTRACPMNLLPLELDRFARNNDEDRFLRCHGLDCIECGSCSYVCPAKRHLVHSIRVKKRALMAKKRA
- a CDS encoding electron transporter RnfG, producing MNKEAVEQKPNSEVFLIIKNTFILFAITAVAGLLLSLVHSVTEAPIAAQAIIQRDNALNAVLPDAAFEELTVADAEKYPKILQIFTGTDSSGSVKGYAFMLTSKGYGGAVTLVAGIDADGKISGIDVISHSETPGLGANADRDDFKDKFKTKPAEQLVVSKSNNDGQNIEALSGATITSTAVVSAVNEAIEYYQTQLKGGK
- a CDS encoding Na+-transporting NADH:ubiquinone oxidoreductase subunit D, with amino-acid sequence MLNIVSSSPHIRDNASTKGIMRDVLIALAPATLWGFYVFGLNAVINVALAVGSAVLFEYLYEKILKKPITIGDLSAAVTGLLLGLNLPSGHYYFVPILGSFIAIIIVKQLYGGLGQNFMNPALVGRAFLLVSFAGYMTTWPLAGQSGRFTGIDMITGATPLALLKTGSFTKLDAITKATPFALFKAGSLAVGDLQITLTDTFWGFTGGCIGEVSAVALLLGAGYLFYRKVITWQIPVSFIGMFTLIMLIFGQRPWDMNYLAFHLTAGGLLLGAFFMATDYSTSPMTGKGQIIMGLGCGFLTALIRLFGGYPEGVSFAILIMNLFVPLLDNFLIPTSFGGEKK